The Clostridiaceae bacterium HFYG-1003 genome includes a window with the following:
- a CDS encoding class I SAM-dependent methyltransferase, whose protein sequence is MSKRVLDACCGGKMFYFDKENPDVEFCDIREVDNLEYYPGRFLTVKPNTVSDFTNLPFEDGSFKVVVFDPPHLIHAGDKSWSRLKYGRLEEDWEDTLRDGFNECMRVLDDDGLMIFKWSEIQIPLRDILEIFQAEPLLGEKRGRNKNTHWLIFMKPASVQEVQSEKP, encoded by the coding sequence ATGAGCAAAAGAGTGCTTGATGCCTGCTGTGGTGGAAAAATGTTTTATTTCGACAAGGAAAACCCGGACGTTGAGTTTTGCGATATTCGAGAAGTGGATAACCTTGAGTATTATCCAGGACGATTCTTAACTGTTAAGCCGAATACAGTCAGTGATTTCACGAATCTCCCATTCGAAGACGGCTCATTTAAGGTAGTTGTATTCGATCCACCACACTTGATTCACGCAGGGGATAAATCGTGGTCGAGGCTCAAATATGGACGACTCGAAGAAGATTGGGAAGATACCCTAAGAGATGGATTTAACGAGTGCATGAGAGTGCTAGATGACGACGGCCTGATGATTTTCAAATGGTCAGAGATTCAAATACCACTCCGCGATATATTGGAGATCTTCCAGGCGGAACCATTACTTGGAGAGAAGCGAGGACGAAACAAAAATACCCATTGGCTGATTTTCATGAAGCCGGCCAGTGTCCAGGAGGTGCAAAGTGAGAAGCCTTGA